In the genome of Candoia aspera isolate rCanAsp1 chromosome 4, rCanAsp1.hap2, whole genome shotgun sequence, the window TATATGGATttctctatatttcttttttctttgttaaatgaataaaatgagagagacagagagagcgaGAGTGGGAGAGAGAAGCAGGCAAGTAAAAGGCAATAAGTTCCTCTAACCAACTTGATCTCATCGTTATGCATTTAACAAAGCCATACGTATTTGATCCTGACCTTGGCTTCATCTCACTAGAATTGCATTTGTAAGACAAAGGTAAGGAACTTGTTAGATATTATTGTACCAGGTTTTCTCTATTTCCctttaaaaatctttcaaaaatGACCCATTTGGTGATGTTTGAATGAGGCCTGAGATCACgtttacttaaaaatgtgatgCACTAATATTACTGGGAAGACAAACTACCATTCATGCATCACAATTGTAGGGAAAGATGGCCTGAtactacattcacacaacacaaaatAAGTTGAATGATAGATTAAACCACCCCAGTAAGTTGTCTACAAAGGTCTGTATGATCCCTTTACCCTAGTCTTTACCACACTTGGTGTTTCTCTGAATGTAAAATGTCATCGTTCCATTACTGCTAACACTAAGATTTGAAATCTTAGTTACAAGTTGTTTCCAAATTCTCATTTTAGTACCTGTACAAAATTTACTCAGAATATGAAATGGATGAGCAATCACCAAACATGATTACAAATCTAATGGAGAATAGCAGAAGATCAACTGGAGGGGTTTAATGTGTCATTCCTATTAAAGACTTCGAAGAAGTTGAGATGTCATCGAAAAACTCCATATAtatattaactgtatttttttgAAGAAGCCAGAAATATGCCAAGGTAAATACTGCAGATAAGTAAACTACTTAAATGCTCTTCAagccaaatttgatttttttcttcttttttttaaagagactgttttaaaagaagaagacAAACTTTTCTCATAAAGGGTGGGTTGGAAAGGTTTATTTGATGCTTCAAAAAGTCGTAATTATGTTGATTCATAAACTTACGAATTAACACCTCAATAACGAGGGATGGTGAACAGTTCATGTTTAATTAGTTTCTCATTTGTCCAGCCATAGGTTTAAGGTTTATTAGGAACTCCACATCAATATTCAGatccttttttaaacatttctcatATGGAATTCTCAAATAAAATTTATAACATATTTTCGCCTAAGCCAAACAAAGAGGATTATTTACTGTCAAATACATTTAATCAATGCTTTCTcataataaatacattgtttACAGATTTTCGATACTACATCTGTATTGTAAATGCAAAAGTTCCATTCAATTCAGTAGTCCATATCCATTAATTCTAATGATATATTTGTTAGCTAGCTCTTTTTCACAGAGCTTCTGTTGTGATAATTATCTCTGAAGCTGAAACATCAggcaaaatatatacatttcttcAAGATATTCTAACAGAGAGAatcagtgtggtctagtggttaagtcaaAGGAATTTGAGAAAAAGTGTCTTGGTCTTGCCCTACCCAGCTGGGTGTCTTTGCAGCAAACTTTTTCTCTCAGCCATTTCTAAAATGTTGGCAAGAAAATTGCACAGACATGTCCCTATAGTCTTCAAGAATCAGAGCTGGCTCAATACACCATAACAACCTCCATCTTAACACAGATGAGCCCAATCTcataaaggaataaaatgaaatttccaaATTAATGTAATGGAAAGTTTGATATGATTACATAAGTATTGATACCCTATGTCTGCTTTTTTACTTTCCTGTTGAAATACAAAAATAGGAGGACACAGAGCTTATTCTCCTTCAAAAGCAATAACTTCTGACCAAAAAGTCGTGAAAGAGAAGTTTTGATGTCTTTGTTTCTCATGCCGTAGATTAATGGATTCAACACAGGCGGAATAATGGAATACATTACTGTTATAATGAAGTCAAAATATGATGGACTGTCAGCTACAGGTTTTAGGTAACCAAAGCAACCAGTAAACGTGAATATGGAGAAGACAATGAGGTGTGGCAGGCAAGTAGAGAAGGCCTTTTCCCTTCCTTGGACCGAAGGGATTCTCAGTACAGCAGAGAAGACGTGCACGTAAGTGAGAATGACAAAGGAAAAACAACCAAATGCTAATACAGCACTGAAGATTAGAACTCCAATTTCAGTTACATATAAATCAGAACAGGCCATCTTAAGTAGATatgggatttcacagaagaattGGTTGATAATATTAGAGCAGAAAGGAGTAATAAAAGTGACAATAGTGTGTAATGAAGCATTGAGAAGGCTGGCAGTCCATACACTACCCATCATTTTTATGCAAGCCTTCCTGTTCATTATCATCTCATACTGTAAAGGACTACAAATGGCAATATACCGATCATAAGCCATGACTGTAAGGAGGGAAATATCACAGCctgtgaaaaagaggaagaagaggacttGGGCAACACATCCAGAATGAGAAATAGTCCTTATATTCAtaagagaattaaaaacagttttgggaataaagactgaaactgaaCCAATGTCTTGCATGGCTAAATTCATCAtgaagaagtacatgggggtgtGAAGGTGGTGGTGAGAAACAACAGCAGCGATGATTACAAGGTTCCCTGTTACCGTCATTAAAAACAGTGTCAGTAGTAAAGCCATGTGCCTGACCTGTATCTCCCTAATCTTTGAGAATTCCCAGAGAAGAAACTCAGATGTGTCATTATCCATTCTTAATAATGACACccctagaagaaaaaggaaaaataagtgttattttttttttctatccaatACTGTTTGGAGTGATTTGGAGAGTACTGGATAAGCATTTAGTGAGCATTATATGAAAATTGGTTCTCCACATTTGTTAAAACGTTCTGAACTCTTAGATGACTCACCCCAATTTATGCAAACCCAGCTCTGGAACCTCATTTCTCTCTATTAGGCAGTCAAAGTCCAGTACgtgttatcagaaataacaacataaatgTTACAAATTATAGCTGTTGCACCCAATCTGAATCCCTCCTGTCCATTTAAATGAATCCCCCTATATCCTTTCTTCAAATAATCAAAGTTCATCCCcatgttaaaaataattaaatattaacagAAATAAACATCAACATCCAGTACCAAATCAAGACGTTGTTAAAtatcaccccccaaaaaacaaccttattttaacattattttaaacctgatcaaataaacccatgttgcattatttttttttctgcaagctGTCTTTAAATTCATCAAAGAAAATTGTAGCATCTGCTTTCTTGCACTCTTTTTGTCTCTTCTCTCAAAGTTCTTGTCATCAATTTTGTCAAGCCCCCTTTGTACTTCCATCATGGCAACTCCAGCAAATCACTCTTGTAAATCCAGTTTACGGAAGTAACCCAGATCACTCATCTgatctgttgttttaatatatatatttttttcaattttaagtcATCATGTTTCATTTGGAAGCCCATCATTTCAATCTCTTTCTAATaaactgcattttttaattcCACCTATAAGtcagtttcagttttattctgtGGGGCTTGTTCAATAACACCTTCTGATTCTACCATTAAATAGATAGTAGACATCTAGTTAAATAGATCGAATGTTTCTTTTAAGGCAGCCATCTAGTGCCCTCTAttgtccaatcttcaaagtcaTGTAACTGGTTTCAGAGTGTAACAAAAagaattttcccatgggaaaggaTCCTTTCAATCAAATTCAAAGTCTTAAATCAAGtccatctgagcccttaatccatttaaaactttctaaaacaaacaataattgtccttttgctgtatattccaaaaaatacaaaattttgcatttagttaaactttttttttttaaaggattgaagGAATCTTACCTGGTGATTTCACCAACATTTGCCAGTCTAAAGGTTCTCAatcttaaaagaaagagaaaagggggaaaaaaagggtgaTGAGATGAGTTGAACTGAGACTCCATACAGGCAACATTAGTGGCTGTAAGCACAATGGAATACCGCAGCACCCAGCTGAGTACAAGCCAAATGTAAAAACACAGTTCCTGCCTTCTGCTCACAAAAAGAACAGCAGTTTCAGAGTACATGTTGGTAATCTGACAATCTCTCTTGAGCTCCAGAGAGATTTCAGTAGCCCAAATCCTGCTTTCAGGCACCATTTTGGCCACAATGTATTATTGCTTTTAGAAGATCAGTTTGCCATTATGGGTCACacaccctcccttccttcttccatctctctcttttttttttttttttttctaattgtttcTTTATCTTTAACTGCCACAATTCAGGCAGGTATAATATGCTATCGTTATTTGTTGAAATGAATTCAATGTACCGTAATGCACAAATTGTTATAGTCATAGAACAGGCTTTGAATTTTCACAGGAATAACTCTAGAGTTTTTTTAGCTCAACTCAGAATGACCAACTCTGTTCAACTCCTTTATTTGTCACAGAAACCTTGTATTTGTGTCAGGATTAGCCACATATAATTATTTTGGCAAGCGTAGATGGagataattgtttttgttttttttttctcattattttttcaaGCCATTATTTTAAAGTTTCTTGATAAATGGCCCACAATGAACTGCAAAAAATTGaattatagctttttttttatcctttgaaTGATTTTTGCATTTCTAGCTTGTTCTACCTGAAATGAGGATTGTGAAGAATGTTTTCAAATACGATCATTAAACTGTATTTGACAACTTAATTTGAATTAAGAACTCTATCAGTAAGGTCACCTTGTTTAGAAAGTgaacaaaaatatattcaaagaGTCAATTTTAAATACTGGCATAGCCCTAAGTTTCAAAGATATAGTAAAAGTGAAACTGAGGGCATATGTATGATGATTAAAGGAAAATAACTTGAAATTAAATTACATCAAGCCATAGTAAACCTTCATACTGAGTGAAATTTGTCTTTAACCTGAAGAAGTCAAGTTTCTCTATAGGCAGCTAATGCTTAGCATCTATATTTTGTTGGAATTGTAGTTGAAAAGGACAGGTAAGACTTATCACTGTTTATAGGAAGCAAGAGAGAGTTAATGGAGAGATAATTCAAAATACAAAATCTGAATGACTCACCACGTTTATCCATGTTTATTCATGCCGATTTCTCTATATTTTTCTTACTGTCCTTCTGTAACCATCAGTCAGTTATTATGCTGTGCTGCATTTCCAAGATactttatctattttattcttgccatttccccaaagatcttTTTTTATAAAACCTGTCTCCTTTGATAGTATAAAAAAGCTACTgtggaatggattaaaaaaaaaaatagcaacaaaaaGTCTTTACCCAAGTGTCTTTATTATTATaatgaggggaagagagagagagagggagagagggagagagaatttgCAGGCTCAATAATGAATAAAACATGATGAGCAGTAAATcttactttatttcttttttaggtAATGAAAATCTAAGCTGTCTCACTTTTATaagcttttatttttagattaaggATACTGTGTTATCAACtccttctatta includes:
- the LOC134496582 gene encoding olfactory receptor 14I1-like, translated to MDNDTSEFLLWEFSKIREIQVRHMALLLTLFLMTVTGNLVIIAAVVSHHHLHTPMYFFMMNLAMQDIGSVSVFIPKTVFNSLMNIRTISHSGCVAQVLFFLFFTGCDISLLTVMAYDRYIAICSPLQYEMIMNRKACIKMMGSVWTASLLNASLHTIVTFITPFCSNIINQFFCEIPYLLKMACSDLYVTEIGVLIFSAVLAFGCFSFVILTYVHVFSAVLRIPSVQGREKAFSTCLPHLIVFSIFTFTGCFGYLKPVADSPSYFDFIITVMYSIIPPVLNPLIYGMRNKDIKTSLSRLFGQKLLLLKENKLCVLLFLYFNRKVKKQT